A stretch of Christensenellaceae bacterium DNA encodes these proteins:
- the bioY gene encoding biotin transporter BioY, which translates to MEKTSSGRPATRDIILCALFAALIAIGAFIRIPIPYVPITFQGFFVLLAGFLLGPKYGSISMLVYIALGLVGLPIFTEGGGVMYVLKPTFGFLIGFAVCALLAGRLAGRLKKLTVGSLFLAGMLAMVPVYVIGAVYFYFIMNCVMQTPVGVWAAVWSCIIMVLPADILRCLLASWLAKRLIPVLKKGAA; encoded by the coding sequence ATGGAAAAAACATCGTCCGGACGGCCCGCCACGAGGGATATTATCCTCTGCGCGCTGTTTGCCGCGCTCATCGCCATCGGCGCTTTCATCCGCATTCCCATTCCTTATGTGCCCATCACTTTCCAGGGCTTTTTTGTGCTGCTGGCAGGCTTTTTGCTGGGACCGAAATATGGCAGTATTTCCATGCTCGTGTATATTGCGCTGGGGCTTGTGGGGCTGCCTATCTTCACGGAGGGCGGCGGCGTGATGTATGTATTGAAGCCGACTTTCGGCTTTTTGATCGGCTTTGCGGTATGCGCGCTGCTCGCGGGCCGGCTCGCGGGCAGGCTCAAAAAGCTGACGGTCGGCAGCCTGTTTTTAGCGGGCATGCTGGCCATGGTTCCCGTATACGTGATCGGCGCCGTTTATTTTTATTTCATCATGAACTGCGTCATGCAGACGCCCGTTGGCGTATGGGCGGCGGTCTGGTCGTGCATTATCATGGTTTTGCCGGCGGATATTCTGCGCTGCCTGCTTGCCTCATGGCTTGCAAAGCGCCTGATTCCCGTGCTGAAGAAAGGAGCGGCCTAA
- the bioB gene encoding biotin synthase, whose protein sequence is MRFSEDMARRVLRGQEITKQEALLLAREDTDSLCAAADLIRRQRCGDTFELCSIANGKSGKCPEDCKYCAQSAHYPTNTGFYDLLGEKELVNAARRSLEGGARRFSIVTSGRKLSCGEVKRLCGIYRAIKKEYPQLRLCASHGLLDRQEFAMLAEAGVERYHNNLETSRGFFGQICSTHSYGDKLETIRRAREAGLAVCSGGIIGMGERMSDRIDMALQLRDLDIRSVPLNILNPIKGTPLENMPPLTENEARRSAAIFRFLLPDAAIRLAGGRIRLRESGREMLRAGVNAAITGDMLTTAGITFQSDMEMILSCGFRAGVLEK, encoded by the coding sequence ATGCGTTTTTCCGAGGACATGGCGCGCAGGGTGCTGCGCGGACAGGAGATTACAAAACAAGAGGCGCTTTTACTGGCGCGGGAGGATACGGACAGCCTGTGCGCCGCCGCCGACCTGATACGCAGGCAGCGTTGCGGCGATACCTTTGAGCTGTGCTCCATTGCCAATGGCAAAAGCGGGAAATGTCCGGAAGACTGCAAATACTGCGCGCAGTCGGCGCACTATCCGACGAACACCGGATTTTATGATTTGCTGGGCGAAAAAGAACTGGTCAACGCCGCGCGTCGCAGCCTTGAGGGGGGCGCGCGCCGTTTTTCCATCGTCACGTCCGGCAGGAAGCTGAGCTGCGGCGAGGTAAAGAGGCTGTGCGGTATCTACCGCGCCATCAAAAAAGAGTATCCGCAGCTTCGCCTGTGCGCCTCGCACGGCTTGCTTGACAGGCAGGAATTCGCGATGCTCGCCGAAGCGGGCGTGGAGCGTTACCACAATAACCTGGAAACGTCGCGCGGCTTTTTCGGGCAAATCTGCAGCACGCATTCCTACGGCGATAAGCTGGAAACGATCCGCCGCGCGAGGGAAGCGGGGCTTGCCGTATGCAGCGGCGGTATTATCGGCATGGGCGAACGAATGTCCGACCGTATCGATATGGCGCTGCAGCTGCGCGATCTTGATATACGTTCCGTACCGCTCAATATCTTAAACCCGATCAAAGGCACGCCGCTTGAAAATATGCCGCCATTAACAGAAAACGAGGCGCGGCGCAGCGCGGCGATTTTTCGTTTCCTGCTTCCGGACGCGGCGATCCGGCTTGCCGGAGGACGGATACGCTTACGCGAAAGCGGCAGGGAAATGCTGCGGGCGGGGGTCAACGCCGCCATAACAGGCGACATGCTCACTACGGCGGGCATTACCTTTCAAAGCGATATGGAAATGATACTGTCGTGCGGATTTCGCGCGGGCGTGCTTGAAAAGTAA
- a CDS encoding dehydrogenase: MRKIFRVGIVGTGFIGKVHIETLRRLGNIDVVALADKFMAQETAEELNVPAYFEDYKTMIDEMELDAVHICTPNNTHFDIAMYALDHGVNVLSEKPMTTSIEDARTLVARARETGLVNAINFHNRFYPMTNHLKNLVEDGYLGDIFSISGSYTQDWLLYETDYSWRLSSKDSGNTRVIADIGSHWMDLVEFMSGQKITSVCADFSTIHKTRKKPKKTVLAFSTEKFSPEDYEDVPIDTEDNASVMFRFSNGAKGSAFFSQVIAGKSVAIDVLLGGYKKSAEWHSEECNNLWIGNRDGAKEFLEKGPATIHPRSADKVAYPLGHLEGFTDAFKQCFKEVYRSIGDKNFKGQYATFEDGLHEMILCEKIFESNQKQQWVEIDG, translated from the coding sequence ATGAGAAAAATATTCAGGGTTGGTATTGTGGGAACAGGCTTTATCGGCAAGGTGCATATCGAGACGCTGCGCCGTCTCGGTAATATCGATGTGGTGGCGCTCGCGGATAAATTCATGGCGCAGGAAACCGCCGAGGAATTGAATGTACCCGCTTATTTTGAAGACTACAAGACCATGATCGACGAGATGGAGCTGGACGCCGTCCATATCTGCACACCCAACAATACGCATTTTGATATTGCGATGTACGCCCTTGACCACGGCGTAAACGTACTGAGCGAAAAGCCCATGACTACAAGTATCGAAGACGCGCGCACCTTGGTCGCGAGGGCCAGGGAAACCGGCCTCGTGAACGCGATCAATTTCCATAACCGCTTTTATCCCATGACCAACCACCTGAAAAACCTGGTGGAGGACGGTTACCTGGGCGACATCTTCTCCATCAGCGGTTCTTACACCCAGGACTGGCTGCTTTATGAAACGGATTATAGCTGGCGTTTAAGCTCTAAGGATTCGGGCAATACCCGCGTCATCGCCGACATCGGCTCGCACTGGATGGACCTCGTCGAATTTATGAGCGGGCAGAAAATCACTTCCGTATGCGCGGATTTTTCCACCATTCATAAGACGAGAAAAAAACCGAAAAAAACAGTGCTTGCCTTTTCGACGGAAAAATTCTCTCCCGAAGATTACGAGGACGTTCCCATCGATACCGAGGATAACGCAAGCGTAATGTTCCGTTTTTCAAACGGCGCGAAGGGCAGCGCCTTTTTCTCGCAGGTGATTGCCGGCAAGTCCGTTGCCATCGACGTTTTGCTGGGCGGCTATAAAAAATCCGCCGAATGGCACAGCGAGGAGTGCAACAACCTGTGGATCGGCAACCGCGACGGCGCTAAGGAGTTCCTGGAAAAAGGTCCCGCGACCATCCATCCCCGCAGCGCGGACAAGGTCGCTTATCCTTTAGGACATCTGGAGGGCTTCACCGACGCCTTTAAACAGTGCTTTAAGGAGGTTTACCGCAGTATCGGGGATAAAAACTTCAAAGGCCAGTACGCTACGTTTGAAGACGGCCTGCACGAGATGATTCTCTGCGAGAAGATTTTCGAAAGCAACCAGAAACAGCAGTGGGTCGAAATCGACGGCTGA
- the acoA_3 gene encoding pyruvate dehydrogenase E1 component subunit alpha — MKKDKETLLKIYRDMVAIRAFEYATRELYANGLLLGGAHLYAGEEAIATGVCSVLNDNDFITSTHRGHGHLIAKGGDLKLMMAELAGKATGYCKGKGGSMHICDMDLGILGSNGIVGAGLPIAVGAGYACKSFGKGQVSVCFFGDGASNRGTFHESITLAAAYDLPVIYVLENNFYGISGSQRKLTKLVDLSERAKAYGIPGETADGNDVMAVIKATTKAVDRARKGEGPTLLEFKTWRHFGHFEGDPDERQFIYRDKKEHEEWLKKDPIPRFREVLKNDKVATEEELVAIEKKIDEEIAEATEFAENSPYPDVSTLTEDVYA; from the coding sequence ATGAAAAAAGACAAAGAAACGTTGTTGAAAATCTATCGCGATATGGTTGCGATACGCGCTTTCGAATACGCGACGCGCGAGCTTTATGCCAATGGACTGCTGCTCGGCGGCGCCCACCTTTACGCGGGTGAAGAGGCGATCGCCACAGGCGTGTGCAGCGTCTTAAACGATAATGATTTTATTACCAGCACGCACAGGGGACACGGACACCTGATCGCAAAGGGCGGCGACCTGAAGCTGATGATGGCGGAACTCGCGGGAAAAGCGACCGGCTATTGCAAGGGTAAGGGCGGTTCCATGCATATCTGCGATATGGATCTTGGAATCCTCGGGTCAAACGGTATCGTCGGCGCGGGACTTCCGATCGCCGTCGGCGCGGGCTATGCCTGCAAGTCTTTCGGCAAGGGCCAGGTGAGCGTCTGCTTCTTTGGCGACGGCGCGTCCAACCGTGGAACTTTCCACGAAAGCATTACGCTGGCTGCCGCGTATGACCTGCCGGTTATTTACGTCCTGGAAAACAATTTCTACGGGATTTCCGGCAGCCAGAGAAAACTGACGAAACTGGTCGATTTGTCCGAGCGCGCAAAGGCATACGGCATTCCGGGAGAAACCGCGGACGGCAACGACGTTATGGCGGTTATCAAAGCGACGACAAAAGCGGTCGACCGCGCGAGAAAGGGCGAGGGCCCCACGCTGCTTGAGTTCAAGACATGGAGGCACTTCGGACACTTTGAAGGGGATCCGGACGAACGGCAGTTCATTTATCGGGACAAGAAAGAACATGAAGAGTGGTTGAAAAAGGACCCGATCCCGAGATTCAGGGAAGTCCTGAAAAACGATAAGGTCGCGACGGAAGAAGAATTGGTCGCGATTGAGAAAAAAATCGATGAAGAAATCGCGGAAGCTACGGAATTTGCGGAAAACAGCCCGTATCCGGATGTATCGACGCTGACGGAAGACGTTTACGCGTAA
- a CDS encoding pyruvate dehydrogenase subunit beta — translation MEKMFYGVALKTGIENEMKKDPMVFVAGEDVGNYGGCFGQTKGLFEEFGGWRVLDTPISETAIIGLGCGAAAAGMRPVVELMYIDFAGVAMDEIMNQVAKMRYMFGGKCKMPLVIRASCGAGSRLAAQHSQMLESMFTHIPGLKVVCPATPADAKGLMQQAIRDDNPVLYLENKVLLNSLEGEVPDGDYYVPFGKANIMREGKDITIVAWSMMVHRAMEAAEELAKQGVSAEVIDARTLVPFDKETLFDSIRKTHRLAIVQEDTRTCGFASEIVTMVAETCIDELEENIIRITAPDCPVPYSPVLEDAYVPSSEKVVSAIMEIF, via the coding sequence ATGGAAAAGATGTTTTATGGCGTTGCGCTGAAAACGGGCATTGAAAATGAAATGAAAAAAGATCCGATGGTATTTGTCGCGGGGGAAGACGTTGGCAACTATGGCGGCTGCTTCGGACAAACAAAGGGATTATTTGAAGAATTTGGCGGCTGGAGAGTGCTTGATACGCCGATCAGCGAAACGGCGATCATCGGCCTTGGGTGCGGGGCCGCTGCCGCCGGAATGCGTCCTGTCGTAGAGCTGATGTATATCGATTTCGCAGGCGTTGCAATGGACGAAATCATGAACCAGGTGGCAAAAATGCGTTATATGTTCGGCGGAAAATGTAAAATGCCGCTCGTAATCAGGGCTTCCTGCGGAGCGGGCAGCCGCCTCGCGGCCCAGCACTCCCAAATGCTGGAGTCCATGTTCACGCATATCCCGGGGCTGAAAGTCGTTTGTCCGGCGACGCCGGCAGACGCCAAGGGTTTGATGCAGCAGGCGATCCGTGACGATAATCCGGTGCTGTACCTGGAAAACAAAGTGCTGCTCAACAGCCTCGAGGGAGAGGTTCCGGACGGCGATTATTACGTTCCGTTCGGCAAGGCCAACATCATGCGCGAGGGCAAGGATATTACGATCGTGGCATGGAGCATGATGGTTCACAGGGCGATGGAAGCGGCGGAAGAGCTTGCGAAGCAGGGCGTGAGCGCGGAAGTCATCGACGCGAGGACGCTCGTTCCGTTCGATAAGGAAACACTGTTTGATTCCATCAGGAAGACGCACCGCCTCGCTATCGTACAGGAAGATACGCGCACCTGCGGCTTTGCTTCTGAAATCGTGACGATGGTGGCGGAAACATGCATAGACGAGCTGGAAGAGAACATCATCCGTATCACGGCTCCGGATTGTCCGGTACCCTACAGCCCTGTTTTGGAAGACGCGTATGTGCCGAGCAGTGAAAAGGTCGTATCCGCGATCATGGAAATTTTTTAA
- the acoC gene encoding dihydrolipoamide acetyltransferase component of pyruvate dehydrogenase complex: MVKKVAIQRMGQTMKEGTLVRWLKHDGDAVKAGEPLYEMEYDKASTEILAPIDGILKTIEEEGGTFPVGTVVGQVYGEGETIEEPPAKSASAPVKMQPAEVVASAEGAAKGGYKASASVKRLARQKGIDLSKVVPADGVRITEEDLDRFVAGGAQTVGEARAEKKVNASALAKKMAKKYGIDLGQVTASSASGRISSADVEAFVSGGKTEEAADAPKAPAMAAQAAEDRRVPMSGMRRAIAKNMKESYFQLPVVTYSTDVDMARFLEMRQDLNGEYEAQGIKISINDLLIKAVAKALEKCPNINVSLENEETVVYKSEVNIGMAVAVENGLLVPVVKNANKKTPEQIACDTKELAEKARGGKLGGEEMAGGTFTISNLGSKGIDMFTPIINPPESAILGVGKTIDKAVVRNGEIVIRPMMVLSLTADHRVIDGAPAADFLQELKKIIEAPALMFI; encoded by the coding sequence ATGGTTAAGAAAGTAGCGATACAAAGAATGGGTCAGACAATGAAAGAGGGAACGCTGGTCAGATGGCTGAAACACGACGGAGACGCCGTAAAAGCAGGCGAGCCTTTGTATGAGATGGAATATGACAAGGCATCAACGGAAATATTGGCGCCCATTGACGGGATATTGAAAACCATCGAGGAAGAGGGCGGGACCTTTCCGGTAGGAACAGTGGTCGGGCAGGTCTACGGTGAGGGCGAAACGATCGAAGAACCGCCCGCGAAAAGCGCTTCCGCTCCCGTTAAAATGCAGCCTGCCGAAGTGGTGGCTTCGGCGGAGGGCGCCGCCAAAGGGGGCTATAAAGCTTCGGCGAGCGTCAAACGCCTCGCGCGGCAAAAGGGGATCGACCTTTCAAAGGTCGTTCCTGCCGACGGCGTGAGAATCACGGAAGAAGACCTGGACCGTTTTGTAGCAGGCGGCGCGCAGACCGTCGGCGAGGCGCGAGCGGAGAAAAAGGTGAACGCTTCCGCGCTGGCGAAAAAGATGGCGAAAAAATATGGGATCGACTTAGGACAGGTAACCGCTTCGAGCGCAAGCGGGCGGATTTCGTCTGCGGACGTGGAAGCGTTTGTAAGCGGCGGGAAAACCGAAGAAGCGGCCGACGCGCCCAAGGCGCCTGCCATGGCGGCGCAAGCGGCGGAAGACAGGCGCGTGCCGATGAGCGGTATGCGCAGGGCGATCGCCAAAAACATGAAAGAAAGCTATTTCCAGCTGCCCGTCGTTACCTATTCGACAGATGTCGATATGGCGCGCTTTTTGGAGATGCGCCAGGACTTGAATGGCGAATATGAAGCGCAGGGAATAAAGATCAGTATCAACGATTTGCTGATCAAGGCGGTGGCGAAAGCACTCGAAAAATGCCCCAACATCAATGTGAGCCTGGAAAACGAGGAGACGGTCGTATACAAATCCGAGGTCAATATCGGTATGGCGGTCGCCGTGGAAAACGGGCTTTTGGTTCCGGTCGTAAAAAATGCAAACAAGAAAACGCCGGAACAAATCGCCTGCGATACCAAGGAATTGGCGGAAAAAGCCCGCGGCGGAAAGCTGGGCGGCGAAGAAATGGCGGGAGGCACCTTTACCATTTCAAATCTGGGAAGCAAGGGGATCGATATGTTCACGCCCATCATCAATCCGCCGGAATCGGCGATCCTCGGCGTCGGTAAGACGATCGACAAAGCCGTGGTCAGAAACGGAGAAATTGTTATCCGCCCGATGATGGTGCTCAGCTTAACGGCGGACCATCGGGTGATCGACGGCGCGCCTGCGGCCGATTTCCTGCAGGAACTGAAGAAGATCATCGAAGCGCCCGCGCTGATGTTCATATAA
- the acoL_4 gene encoding dihydrolipoyl dehydrogenase: protein MAKKITIRRMGQTMTQGTVVRWCKNDGDAVKKGDVVYEMEYDKATAEMEAPADGILRIIEQAGGTFPVGTVVGEILADGEKAEAVPARAAAKKEAPAAAGNTAADVIVIGGGPGGYVAALKLAMNGKKVILAERDKVGGTCLNRGCIPTKALLHSAEVLDTVLSGGRCGIKVGDYTVDTRIVNERKNSVVKQLVGGVEYLLKNRGVEVLYGEASFVGEKTLSVKLNGGAVREISAENIIIASGSESALVPITGIDGKNVITSTQALDFDDLPKSLVIIGGGVIGMEIGSVYAKFGTKVTVLEAFPRILPNLDEEITAEFRKNASAYMEIVISAKVCAVSDAKSQKKIEYELDGARKEITADKVLICVGRKPETKALALERAGIATEKNRIKTNGEFETNIGGVYAIGDVNGKVLLAHAASAQGIYVAEKICGKHSEIKLDLVPSCIYTKPEIACVGKSEQQLKEEGIAYQVGRFPFKANGKSLAMDEPEGFIKILAGKEFGEILGAHIIGPRATDIIAELALAMSSECTVDEIANTIHAHPTVSEAVMEAAEAVKGQAIHNI from the coding sequence ATGGCCAAAAAAATCACGATCAGAAGAATGGGGCAGACGATGACGCAGGGCACTGTCGTAAGATGGTGCAAAAACGACGGCGACGCCGTCAAAAAAGGCGACGTCGTCTATGAAATGGAATACGACAAAGCGACCGCCGAGATGGAAGCTCCGGCAGACGGAATACTGAGGATCATCGAACAGGCCGGCGGAACATTTCCGGTGGGAACGGTAGTCGGAGAAATCCTCGCGGACGGCGAAAAAGCCGAAGCGGTTCCCGCGCGAGCGGCGGCGAAAAAGGAAGCTCCTGCGGCGGCCGGAAATACGGCGGCGGACGTGATCGTCATCGGCGGCGGCCCGGGCGGTTATGTCGCGGCCCTAAAGCTGGCGATGAACGGCAAAAAAGTGATACTGGCAGAGCGGGACAAAGTCGGCGGCACCTGTCTTAACAGGGGATGTATCCCGACCAAGGCGCTGCTTCACAGCGCGGAGGTGCTGGATACGGTTTTGTCCGGCGGGCGGTGCGGGATCAAGGTAGGCGATTATACGGTCGATACCAGGATTGTCAACGAAAGGAAAAACAGCGTCGTAAAACAGCTCGTTGGCGGCGTCGAATACCTGCTCAAAAACCGCGGGGTGGAAGTCCTCTATGGGGAAGCGTCTTTTGTAGGCGAGAAAACGCTGAGCGTCAAATTAAACGGCGGTGCCGTCAGGGAAATCAGCGCGGAAAATATCATCATCGCGTCAGGGTCGGAAAGCGCGTTGGTTCCGATTACGGGGATCGACGGCAAAAACGTCATTACCAGCACGCAGGCGCTTGACTTTGATGATCTTCCCAAATCGCTCGTCATCATCGGCGGCGGCGTGATCGGCATGGAAATCGGCAGCGTATACGCAAAATTCGGAACCAAGGTGACGGTTTTGGAAGCGTTCCCGAGAATCCTCCCCAATCTGGATGAGGAAATCACGGCGGAATTCAGGAAAAACGCGTCCGCGTACATGGAGATCGTGATCAGCGCGAAAGTATGCGCGGTCAGCGATGCAAAATCCCAAAAGAAGATCGAATACGAACTGGACGGCGCGAGAAAGGAAATCACAGCCGATAAGGTTTTGATTTGCGTCGGCAGAAAGCCTGAGACAAAAGCGCTTGCATTAGAGCGCGCGGGCATTGCGACCGAGAAAAACAGGATCAAAACAAACGGCGAATTTGAAACCAATATCGGCGGCGTTTACGCGATCGGCGACGTCAACGGCAAGGTGCTGCTGGCGCACGCGGCTTCCGCGCAGGGCATTTATGTAGCGGAAAAAATATGCGGCAAGCATTCGGAGATCAAGCTGGATCTTGTTCCAAGCTGTATTTATACCAAGCCGGAGATCGCCTGCGTCGGAAAGAGCGAGCAGCAGCTTAAGGAAGAGGGCATAGCTTATCAGGTCGGCAGGTTCCCTTTCAAAGCAAACGGCAAGTCGCTGGCCATGGACGAGCCGGAGGGTTTCATCAAAATACTGGCCGGAAAAGAATTCGGTGAAATATTGGGGGCGCATATTATCGGGCCGCGCGCCACGGATATCATTGCAGAACTGGCGCTTGCGATGAGCAGCGAATGTACCGTGGACGAAATAGCGAATACGATCCATGCGCATCCGACCGTCAGCGAGGCTGTTATGGAAGCTGCTGAAGCGGTAAAGGGACAGGCGATACATAATATCTGA
- a CDS encoding AraC family transcriptional regulator: protein MRAHNKLNVSANVNRFVDTRKNQFHFHKQIKILLALDDSFVICIGGNEYELKKDDIFIVNTDEFHDISKKGPQEDGSDVLTIHIPTSLFESYYREIDTVRCTERLIRRNDKSDSLYNKLLMYIVKLTIALFYRERGYELECMSYINSFFALLIKFNKFEESKPKEGEDSDVNIGRVERIVNMINENFSNNITLTAIAQKEGLDIYYLSHFIKKHLGISFRQYVNKLKLDRAVENMARTNKKMIDICMESGYSDYRYFYKAFTDKYKCSPSHFREKLDRETAEDADIPAAGEAENIILMGEKQSFARLKQYIVETDRTDLLEA, encoded by the coding sequence ATGCGGGCGCATAATAAGCTGAATGTTTCTGCGAATGTAAATAGATTTGTCGATACGCGCAAAAATCAATTTCATTTTCATAAACAGATTAAGATTCTGCTTGCGCTGGACGACAGTTTTGTGATTTGTATAGGGGGCAACGAATACGAACTCAAAAAAGACGATATATTTATCGTCAATACCGACGAGTTCCATGACATCAGCAAAAAAGGTCCGCAGGAAGACGGCAGCGACGTGCTTACGATTCATATTCCGACGTCCTTGTTTGAATCCTATTACCGCGAGATCGATACGGTAAGGTGTACGGAGCGCCTGATCCGGCGGAATGACAAGAGCGATTCCCTGTATAACAAGCTGCTGATGTATATCGTCAAGCTTACGATTGCCCTTTTTTACAGGGAACGGGGATATGAGCTGGAATGCATGAGCTATATCAACAGCTTTTTTGCCCTTTTGATAAAGTTCAATAAATTTGAGGAAAGCAAACCAAAAGAGGGGGAAGACAGCGACGTTAATATTGGCAGGGTCGAGCGTATCGTCAATATGATCAACGAAAACTTTTCCAACAATATTACGCTGACGGCAATCGCCCAAAAAGAGGGACTCGATATATACTACCTGTCCCACTTTATCAAAAAGCACCTTGGCATTTCTTTCCGCCAATATGTCAATAAGCTGAAGCTGGACAGGGCGGTTGAGAATATGGCCAGAACCAATAAGAAGATGATCGATATTTGCATGGAAAGCGGATACTCGGACTACCGGTATTTTTATAAGGCTTTCACGGATAAATATAAGTGCAGCCCCTCGCATTTCAGGGAAAAGCTCGACAGGGAAACGGCGGAAGACGCGGATATTCCTGCTGCCGGCGAGGCGGAAAATATCATCTTGATGGGGGAAAAGCAATCCTTTGCGAGGCTCAAGCAGTATATTGTCGAGACGGACAGGACCGATTTGCTGGAAGCGTAA
- a CDS encoding NADH-dependent alcohol dehydrogenase, whose protein sequence is MYAFEFEMPTKIVFGEGEVSRVGEQAAAFGKKAMLVTYDEDFVKQVGFYDKVKKSCDAAGIELLEFFGVKSNPTAEHAAAGIKMAKEQKPDVLIALGGGSAMDEAKFIGVAARYDGDPWDFPTGKAEIKDTIPVIVVVTIPATSSELNGTAVITNETLRRKDGFVSPVMKPRVCVLDPELTYTIPIRQTAYSAADIVSHLLEHYLGHQLEFAPYQDHFCEGGIRSVMECMDRLLKDPQDKDARAVMMWQASFAWCGFYDCGFGLPNSNIHILGHSLSNFYDTPHGAAMSVTILATLRYYLKERTGKYARFAREVFGVREKDDMIAAAAGIAAIEAWFKKIGAPTTLSEAGITDPEAIGKMTPDALETARAWGEEEEYGYSEAVIREMFELCK, encoded by the coding sequence ATGTATGCATTCGAGTTTGAAATGCCGACGAAGATCGTGTTCGGCGAGGGAGAAGTATCAAGGGTAGGAGAGCAGGCGGCGGCATTCGGCAAAAAGGCCATGCTCGTGACCTATGACGAGGACTTTGTAAAGCAGGTGGGCTTTTATGACAAGGTAAAGAAAAGCTGCGACGCGGCGGGCATTGAGCTTTTGGAATTTTTCGGCGTGAAGAGCAACCCGACGGCGGAGCACGCGGCGGCGGGCATTAAAATGGCAAAAGAGCAAAAGCCGGATGTGCTGATCGCCCTCGGCGGCGGCAGCGCGATGGACGAAGCGAAGTTCATCGGCGTAGCGGCTAGGTACGACGGAGACCCGTGGGATTTTCCGACGGGCAAAGCGGAGATCAAGGATACGATTCCGGTAATCGTGGTGGTAACGATTCCGGCGACATCCTCGGAGCTTAACGGCACGGCGGTGATTACCAACGAGACGCTGCGGCGCAAGGACGGTTTTGTAAGCCCCGTCATGAAGCCGCGCGTATGCGTGCTGGATCCGGAGCTTACGTACACGATCCCGATCCGTCAGACAGCGTATTCGGCGGCGGACATCGTATCGCACCTGTTGGAGCATTACTTAGGACACCAACTGGAGTTTGCGCCGTACCAGGATCATTTCTGCGAGGGCGGAATCCGTTCAGTCATGGAATGTATGGACAGGCTTTTGAAAGACCCGCAGGATAAGGACGCGCGGGCGGTAATGATGTGGCAGGCGTCGTTCGCGTGGTGCGGATTTTATGATTGCGGGTTCGGGCTGCCGAACTCGAACATCCATATTCTCGGACACTCGCTGTCCAACTTCTACGACACGCCGCACGGAGCGGCGATGTCGGTGACGATCCTGGCAACGCTGCGCTATTACCTGAAAGAGCGGACAGGAAAATACGCGCGGTTTGCGCGCGAGGTATTCGGCGTGCGGGAAAAAGACGACATGATCGCGGCGGCGGCGGGGATCGCGGCGATCGAGGCATGGTTTAAAAAGATCGGCGCACCGACGACGCTTAGCGAGGCGGGGATCACAGATCCGGAGGCGATCGGAAAAATGACGCCGGACGCGCTGGAAACGGCGCGCGCATGGGGCGAGGAAGAGGAATACGGCTACAGTGAGGCTGTGATCCGCGAAATGTTCGAGCTTTGTAAATAA